The following proteins are co-located in the Dromiciops gliroides isolate mDroGli1 chromosome 2, mDroGli1.pri, whole genome shotgun sequence genome:
- the LOC122740977 gene encoding NHP2-like protein 1, which yields MTEAEVNPKAYPLADAQLTKKLLDLVQQSCNYKQLRKGANEATKTLNRGISEFIVMAADAEPLEIILHLPLLCEDKNVPYVFVRSKQALGRACGVSRPVITCSVTIKEGSQLKPQIQSVQQSIERLLV from the coding sequence ATGACTGAGGCCGAAGTGAACCCCAAAGCTTACCCGTTGGCAGATGCCCAGCTCACCAAAAAGCTGCTGGACCTGGTACAGCAGTCCTGTAACTACAAGCAACTGCGGAAGGGCGCCAACGAAGCCACCAAAACCCTCAACAGAGGCATCTCGGAGTTCATCGTGATGGCTGCCGATGCTGAGCCCCTAGAGATCATCCTCCACCTTCCGCTGCTGTGTGAAGACAAGAACGTCCCCTACGTGTTCGTGCGCTCCAAGCAGGCACTGGGGCGGGCTTGTGGCGTCTCCCGGCCAGTCATCACGTGCTCCGTCACCATCAAAGAAGGCTCCCAGCTGAAGCCTCAGATTCAGTCCGTTCAGCAGTCAATCGAGAGACTCTTAGTCTAG